One genomic window of Halococcus sediminicola includes the following:
- a CDS encoding methyltransferase domain-containing protein, whose translation MYVLELGGEDDAFATCEAASAAEGIESLATGLALARAVDPERLRTLAYTLRVSRLVGRGEATVESARALLEDAPLDRDGTVAVRARDVRRTTDIDTQRAERRLGGVLTDRGYTVDLDAPDNELRALFADDSCTVGWLAAESQRGFGSRAPTEKPFFQPGSMGPLFARALANIAGARPGSVVLDPMCGTGGILVEAGLVGARVVGFDAQSKMARGAATNLAHYLDGESGSKFATGRADATHLPLADDAVDGVVFDAPYGRQSKIEGDLHEVVRGALAEANRVAPRTVIVGDRPWTDAARAAGWEVEETFERRVHRSLTRHIAVLS comes from the coding sequence GTGTACGTGCTCGAACTCGGCGGCGAGGACGACGCCTTCGCCACGTGCGAGGCCGCGAGCGCTGCCGAGGGGATCGAGTCGCTCGCTACCGGCCTCGCACTTGCCCGTGCAGTCGATCCCGAGCGCCTCCGAACGCTTGCATACACGCTCCGGGTGAGTCGACTCGTCGGGCGAGGCGAGGCGACCGTCGAGAGCGCCCGCGCGCTGCTCGAAGACGCCCCGCTCGACCGCGATGGGACCGTTGCAGTCCGTGCACGCGACGTGCGCCGAACAACCGACATTGACACCCAGCGTGCCGAGCGCCGCCTCGGCGGCGTGCTCACCGATCGCGGCTACACCGTCGATCTCGACGCCCCCGACAACGAACTGCGCGCGCTCTTCGCGGACGATTCCTGTACCGTGGGCTGGCTCGCCGCCGAGAGCCAGCGCGGGTTCGGATCGCGCGCACCCACCGAGAAACCGTTCTTCCAGCCGGGATCGATGGGACCGCTGTTCGCGCGCGCACTCGCGAACATCGCCGGCGCACGACCCGGTTCGGTCGTACTGGACCCGATGTGCGGCACTGGAGGTATTCTCGTCGAAGCGGGACTGGTCGGCGCGCGAGTGGTCGGCTTCGACGCCCAGTCGAAGATGGCTCGCGGCGCGGCGACGAACCTCGCCCACTACCTCGATGGCGAGTCGGGGTCGAAATTCGCCACCGGACGGGCCGACGCGACGCACCTCCCGCTGGCCGACGACGCTGTGGATGGGGTCGTCTTCGACGCGCCCTACGGCCGCCAGTCGAAGATCGAGGGCGACCTCCACGAGGTAGTCCGGGGCGCGCTCGCCGAAGCCAACCGGGTCGCCCCAAGGACAGTGATCGTCGGCGACCGCCCGTGGACCGACGCGGCACGCGCTGCGGGCTGGGAGGTCGAAGAAACCTTCGAACGCCGCGTTCATCGATCGCTAACCCGCCATATCGCGGTGCTTTCGTGA
- a CDS encoding glycoside hydrolase family 26 protein: protein MNRRTFLRTTGVAAIAGASGCSTPFDSLPIPNASDSNGSGETPTPEPTPTPEPPETRSGAALTGVYAGGDGLAANLGAYSNWLGQKPAVAVVFVDAFGPTSAKRGFVEGALTNIWKAGHVPLLSWQPFEAKKNQTSETIERAIANGEYDDQLDEWASLLEEWARPRGGKTRGRRFYLRPAHEMNGTWFPWSAVDSTRIEATAAPQPGNASGENPAAGTPDDYVKMWRRFHGALGETALDESDVQWIWSPNADEIGGIRAERYYPGDEYVDWVGLDGFNFGGSQSYSEWRTPETLFDPMLTRMRELTDKPVALTEFASSSVPNSGNGYQPEKKAQWVRDVFAYINENDIKMACWFNVDKTGADETDWAVFGGTRGTSRVTIGGEKHPVYESYKGTVSSNEYLAALTDYPPLLTDDEFAGTF, encoded by the coding sequence ATGAATCGCCGGACGTTCCTTCGGACGACGGGTGTGGCCGCCATCGCCGGCGCGAGCGGCTGTTCGACGCCGTTCGATTCGTTGCCGATACCGAACGCGAGCGACAGCAACGGCTCGGGCGAGACGCCGACGCCGGAACCGACGCCGACGCCCGAACCACCGGAGACCCGGTCGGGAGCGGCGCTAACGGGTGTGTACGCTGGCGGCGACGGTCTCGCGGCGAACCTCGGAGCCTACAGCAACTGGCTCGGTCAGAAGCCGGCGGTCGCGGTCGTCTTCGTCGATGCCTTCGGCCCGACCAGCGCGAAGCGCGGGTTCGTCGAGGGCGCGCTGACGAACATCTGGAAGGCGGGCCACGTCCCGCTGCTGTCGTGGCAGCCCTTCGAGGCGAAGAAAAACCAGACCAGCGAGACCATCGAGCGCGCCATCGCGAACGGCGAGTACGACGACCAACTCGACGAGTGGGCGAGCCTGCTCGAAGAGTGGGCGCGACCACGCGGCGGGAAGACGCGCGGGCGGCGGTTCTACCTCCGGCCGGCCCACGAGATGAACGGCACGTGGTTCCCGTGGAGCGCCGTCGATTCGACACGCATCGAGGCGACTGCCGCGCCCCAGCCGGGCAACGCGAGCGGCGAGAACCCCGCGGCGGGCACGCCCGACGACTACGTGAAGATGTGGCGACGGTTCCACGGGGCACTCGGCGAGACCGCACTCGACGAGTCGGACGTCCAGTGGATCTGGTCGCCGAACGCCGACGAGATCGGCGGTATCCGTGCCGAGCGCTACTACCCCGGCGACGAGTACGTCGACTGGGTGGGTCTGGACGGGTTCAACTTCGGCGGCAGCCAGTCCTACTCCGAGTGGCGCACGCCGGAAACGCTGTTCGATCCGATGTTGACCCGGATGCGCGAACTGACGGACAAACCCGTGGCGCTGACCGAGTTCGCCTCCTCGTCGGTTCCCAACTCCGGTAACGGCTATCAACCGGAGAAAAAGGCCCAGTGGGTTCGGGACGTGTTCGCCTACATCAACGAAAACGACATCAAGATGGCCTGCTGGTTCAACGTCGACAAGACTGGGGCCGACGAGACCGACTGGGCGGTCTTCGGCGGTACGCGCGGTACGTCCCGCGTCACCATCGGCGGCGAGAAACATCCGGTCTACGAGAGTTACAAGGGGACCGTTTCGTCCAACGAGTATCTCGCCGCGCTGACGGACTATCCACCGCTCCTGACCGACGACGAGTTCGCCGGGACGTTCTAA
- a CDS encoding glycoside hydrolase family 26 protein, with the protein MSAPLYGVYTDPDRTDLLDAMERWLGTRHAVQTFFTPWRRDALDGLFERLLPRIWDSGRVPLLTWEPYLAADTRPDIARRIAAGEFDAYLDDWARRLADWLAGGESAADRRCYLRLAHEMNGDWYPWSPTVGDSTPADYVEMWRHVHDALTGAGIGPEQLQWVWCVNHDDVGDYSAEACYPGDEYVDWVGIDGFNWGASREWSDWRTPEAVFGEMIGRLETFEKPLCVPEVGCSSLTADGHDPARKAEWIRDAFDYFDGRAELCCWFNEDKETDWAIFGGERGTEGVAAGGDSYAYYPAYREALAGRASTALPIDETTFRGR; encoded by the coding sequence ATGAGTGCGCCGCTGTACGGCGTCTATACCGACCCCGATCGAACCGACCTCCTCGACGCGATGGAACGCTGGCTCGGGACGCGTCACGCCGTTCAAACCTTCTTTACGCCGTGGCGACGCGATGCCCTCGACGGGCTGTTCGAGCGCCTTCTGCCCCGGATTTGGGATTCGGGGCGCGTGCCGCTGCTCACGTGGGAACCCTATCTCGCCGCCGATACCCGCCCCGATATCGCCCGCCGCATCGCCGCCGGCGAGTTCGACGCCTATCTCGACGACTGGGCGAGGCGGCTGGCCGACTGGCTGGCCGGCGGAGAGAGCGCCGCCGATCGCCGGTGCTACCTCCGGCTCGCCCACGAGATGAACGGCGACTGGTATCCGTGGAGTCCGACCGTCGGCGATTCGACGCCCGCCGACTACGTCGAGATGTGGCGACACGTCCACGACGCGCTCACCGGCGCGGGAATCGGCCCCGAGCAACTCCAGTGGGTGTGGTGTGTCAACCACGACGACGTCGGCGATTACAGCGCCGAGGCGTGCTATCCGGGCGACGAGTACGTGGACTGGGTCGGCATCGACGGGTTCAACTGGGGAGCGAGTCGGGAGTGGTCTGACTGGCGCACGCCGGAAGCGGTGTTCGGGGAGATGATCGGGCGACTGGAGACGTTCGAAAAGCCGCTCTGCGTGCCCGAGGTCGGCTGTTCGTCGCTCACCGCCGACGGCCACGACCCCGCACGCAAGGCCGAGTGGATACGCGACGCCTTCGACTATTTCGACGGTCGGGCGGAGCTTTGCTGTTGGTTCAACGAGGACAAGGAGACCGACTGGGCGATTTTCGGCGGGGAACGTGGCACCGAGGGCGTCGCCGCCGGTGGCGACTCTTATGCGTATTACCCGGCCTACCGCGAGGCGCTGGCCGGGCGTGCATCGACCGCCCTACCCATCGACGAGACGACCTTCCGCGGTCGTTAG
- the hisG gene encoding ATP phosphoribosyltransferase — MRLAVPNKGRLHDPTIDLLERAGLHIENGAERQLYASTVDPDVTVLFVRAADVPEYVADGAADAGVTGLDQVREAGVALDERLDLGFGRCRLVLAAPNDSSLQSVADLAGKTVATEFPHIARTFFADHGIDPEVVEVSGATELTPHVEMADAIIDITSTGTTLRVNGLDVIEEVLSSSAHLFAREDAADDPKLAEVETALRSVLSAEGKRYLMMNAPEDRLDEIRDVIPGLGGPTVMNIAGEGSVAVHAVVEERDVFETINDVKQLGASGVLVTEIERLVD, encoded by the coding sequence ATGCGCCTCGCCGTGCCCAACAAGGGCCGCCTGCACGACCCTACCATCGATCTCCTCGAACGCGCCGGTCTCCACATCGAGAACGGTGCCGAGCGCCAACTCTACGCCTCCACCGTGGACCCCGACGTCACAGTTTTATTCGTCCGTGCCGCCGACGTCCCCGAGTACGTCGCCGACGGCGCGGCCGATGCGGGCGTCACCGGACTGGACCAGGTCCGCGAGGCCGGCGTCGCGCTGGACGAACGTCTCGACTTGGGCTTCGGCCGCTGTCGGCTGGTGCTCGCCGCACCGAACGACAGCTCGCTGCAGTCGGTCGCCGACCTCGCCGGGAAGACCGTCGCCACCGAGTTCCCCCACATCGCCCGCACGTTCTTCGCCGACCACGGCATCGACCCCGAGGTCGTAGAAGTGTCGGGGGCCACAGAACTCACGCCCCACGTCGAGATGGCCGACGCTATCATCGACATCACCTCGACGGGCACCACGCTCAGGGTCAACGGGCTCGACGTCATCGAGGAGGTCCTGTCGAGTTCGGCCCACCTGTTCGCCCGCGAGGACGCGGCCGACGACCCTAAACTGGCGGAGGTCGAGACGGCGCTTCGCTCGGTGCTCTCGGCGGAGGGCAAGCGGTATCTGATGATGAACGCACCCGAAGACCGACTCGACGAGATACGGGACGTGATTCCGGGGCTCGGCGGACCAACAGTTATGAACATCGCCGGCGAGGGGAGCGTCGCGGTGCATGCGGTCGTCGAGGAGCGTGACGTCTTCGAGACGATCAACGACGTGAAGCAACTCGGCGCGAGCGGGGTTCTGGTGACCGAGATCGAGCGTCTCGTCGACTAG
- a CDS encoding glycosyltransferase family 2 protein, whose translation MVGQVIETVPMVLSVILWLIVLLSVCSVAYWTYLLVVVGRGYESPPPEHGPSAVQVRILTVDSAAIVQESVDAIPDSITDRHVVAEEPMEITGATVHVVPEAFECEAIRKGRALEWARRNVPCEREYVLYLDEDSIMTDFEGIPDADVVQFRERPRRSGSWLTYLAEIFRMGFQVEQRAFPSLSVPLYAWGGGIAIRNDLEGSITWETPTMIEDTTFVWNAAAGGGVDFALARAKFDTQAPPTVRAMISQRSRWLAGSQQESGLLAPAYRLLTTVRNLAWALSPAVPFLTLVPLFVPGTIAFEAAFQVVSVVVFSFVLVWSALGVRYYDESWPVGAALVILSPIVSLLHSLGAFVGFVSPPTDFSVTRKVKPELVERTEREAEGD comes from the coding sequence ATGGTCGGACAGGTAATCGAGACCGTGCCGATGGTGCTCTCGGTTATCCTGTGGTTAATCGTTCTGCTGTCTGTCTGTTCGGTCGCCTACTGGACGTATCTACTGGTCGTCGTCGGTCGGGGCTACGAATCGCCGCCGCCCGAACACGGCCCGTCGGCGGTACAGGTGCGGATCCTAACTGTGGATTCGGCGGCCATCGTCCAGGAGAGCGTCGATGCGATCCCCGATTCGATCACCGACCGCCACGTCGTCGCCGAGGAACCGATGGAGATCACCGGCGCGACCGTCCACGTCGTCCCCGAGGCGTTCGAGTGCGAGGCCATCCGGAAGGGTCGCGCACTCGAATGGGCACGCCGGAACGTCCCCTGCGAGCGCGAGTACGTCCTCTATCTCGACGAGGACAGCATCATGACCGACTTCGAGGGCATCCCCGACGCCGACGTTGTGCAGTTCAGGGAGCGCCCGCGCCGCAGCGGCTCGTGGCTCACCTACCTCGCCGAGATCTTCCGCATGGGCTTTCAGGTCGAACAGCGCGCCTTTCCATCACTGTCCGTGCCGCTGTACGCCTGGGGCGGCGGCATCGCCATCAGGAACGACCTCGAAGGCTCCATCACGTGGGAGACACCGACGATGATCGAGGACACCACCTTCGTCTGGAACGCGGCCGCCGGTGGTGGCGTGGACTTCGCGCTCGCCCGCGCCAAATTCGACACGCAGGCCCCGCCGACGGTGCGCGCGATGATCAGCCAACGGAGTCGCTGGCTGGCCGGCTCCCAGCAAGAGAGCGGGCTGCTCGCGCCGGCCTACCGCCTGCTCACCACCGTTCGCAACCTCGCGTGGGCGCTCTCGCCGGCGGTCCCCTTCCTCACGCTCGTCCCGCTGTTCGTGCCGGGAACGATCGCCTTCGAGGCGGCGTTCCAGGTCGTCTCGGTGGTCGTCTTCAGTTTCGTCCTCGTCTGGTCGGCCCTCGGCGTGCGCTACTACGACGAGTCGTGGCCCGTCGGGGCGGCGCTCGTTATCCTCTCGCCGATCGTCAGCCTGCTGCACTCGCTGGGGGCGTTCGTTGGGTTCGTCTCGCCGCCGACGGACTTCTCGGTGACGCGGAAGGTGAAGCCCGAACTCGTCGAGCGCACCGAGCGCGAGGCCGAGGGCGACTGA
- a CDS encoding TATA-box-binding protein, giving the protein MSAQDPKETINIENVVASTGIGQELDLQSVAMDLEGADYDPEQFPGLVYRTQEPKSAALIFRSGKIVCTGAKSTADVHESLEIVFDKLRDLEIEVEADPEIVVQNIVTSADLQKTLNLNAIAIGLGLENIEYEPEQFPGLVYRLDDPEVVALLFGSGKLVITGGKEPADAEHAVDKITDRLDELGLLDG; this is encoded by the coding sequence ATGTCTGCCCAGGACCCGAAGGAGACAATCAACATCGAAAACGTCGTCGCCTCGACTGGCATCGGTCAGGAACTCGACCTCCAGAGCGTGGCGATGGACTTGGAGGGTGCGGACTACGACCCCGAGCAGTTCCCGGGACTGGTCTATCGCACCCAGGAGCCCAAATCCGCCGCGCTGATCTTCCGCTCGGGCAAGATCGTCTGCACCGGAGCCAAGAGCACCGCGGACGTCCACGAGAGTCTGGAGATCGTCTTCGATAAGCTCCGCGACCTCGAAATCGAAGTCGAGGCCGACCCCGAGATCGTCGTCCAGAACATCGTCACGAGCGCCGACCTCCAGAAAACCCTCAATCTCAACGCCATCGCCATCGGTCTCGGATTGGAGAACATCGAGTACGAACCCGAGCAGTTCCCCGGACTCGTCTACCGTCTCGACGACCCCGAGGTGGTCGCGTTACTCTTCGGGTCGGGCAAACTCGTCATCACGGGCGGGAAGGAACCCGCCGACGCCGAACACGCGGTGGACAAGATCACCGACCGCCTCGACGAACTCGGACTGCTCGACGGGTAG
- a CDS encoding AAA family ATPase — translation MDGPLWTDEHAPALADLPQSTVRESLDRAVAEPLNLILHGPPGAGKTAAVRALADEIHADPDNDLVELNVADFFDRTKKEVSEDPRFASFITPKRRRNSSKADLIKHVLSESASYAPVAGEYKTILLDNAEAIREDFQQALRRVMERHHKTAQFVVTTRQPSKLIPPIRSRCFSIPVRAPTTDEIVRVLEGIVAAEEVAHDSNGLEYVAGYADGDLRRAILGAQTTFEAEGEITMDAAYEALGSVGNDEHIEEMILAAEGGEFQDARKTLDDLLVEEGLSGDEVLDDVLRVARSRSVGPPPAELHRLAGEVDMDLAEGTSDRLHLSHLLAELGR, via the coding sequence ATGGACGGGCCGCTGTGGACCGACGAACACGCACCGGCGCTCGCGGACCTGCCCCAATCGACCGTCCGCGAATCGCTCGACCGGGCCGTTGCGGAGCCGCTGAACCTGATTTTGCACGGGCCGCCCGGAGCCGGCAAGACCGCCGCCGTACGCGCACTCGCTGACGAAATCCACGCCGACCCCGACAACGACCTCGTGGAACTCAACGTCGCGGACTTCTTCGATAGGACGAAAAAGGAGGTGAGCGAGGACCCGCGATTCGCCTCGTTCATCACACCGAAACGCCGCCGGAACTCCTCGAAGGCCGACCTCATCAAGCACGTCCTGAGTGAGTCGGCGAGCTACGCACCCGTCGCGGGCGAGTACAAGACCATCCTGCTCGACAACGCAGAAGCCATCCGTGAGGACTTCCAGCAGGCGCTCCGGCGGGTGATGGAGCGCCATCACAAAACCGCGCAGTTCGTCGTCACCACGCGCCAGCCCTCGAAGCTCATCCCGCCGATCCGCTCGCGGTGTTTTTCTATCCCTGTTCGCGCGCCGACGACCGACGAGATCGTGCGAGTCCTCGAGGGCATCGTCGCCGCGGAAGAGGTCGCACACGATTCGAACGGATTGGAGTACGTCGCGGGCTACGCCGACGGCGACCTCCGGCGGGCAATTTTGGGCGCACAGACCACGTTCGAGGCGGAGGGCGAAATCACGATGGACGCCGCCTACGAAGCCCTCGGGAGTGTGGGCAACGACGAGCACATCGAGGAGATGATTCTCGCGGCCGAAGGCGGCGAGTTTCAGGACGCCAGAAAGACGCTCGACGACCTGCTCGTCGAGGAAGGGTTGAGTGGGGACGAAGTGCTCGACGACGTCCTTCGGGTTGCGCGCTCGCGCTCGGTCGGACCGCCGCCCGCGGAACTCCACCGCCTCGCGGGCGAAGTCGACATGGACCTCGCCGAGGGGACGAGTGACCGCCTACACCTCTCGCATCTGCTGGCCGAACTCGGCCGGTAG
- a CDS encoding DUF7282 domain-containing protein, whose translation MNALHRSVVLLVALLVATALAPGGAADVVSGPVGGDGSPQQGAANASANVSVTLENQTRAGRSVFVDRATLPEGGFVVLSEPGPNGSVVGVSLPLAAGTHEGKVTLRGVPGSDLNRTRLGANTTLVATLHRDSNDNGRFDGLLAPGTDEQYTNDTTAVADRATVSIPDEERPTNASVALSNQTSNGTAVTVDAVTLSEGGYVAVHDGDPNATETVVGTTDYLAAGSYENVTVALDGDENDPALTDSGRVSAVVHEDTDGDRAFQYVSSGGVEDQPALENDSVVADTASIVVERPSTPTPTATPTPTATATETPTATPRREIGNEDTPYGGESKGREGILENPLFPLLAGVFALFAVLAAVKR comes from the coding sequence ATGAACGCCCTCCATCGGAGCGTCGTCCTCCTGGTCGCCCTGCTCGTAGCGACTGCGCTCGCGCCCGGTGGTGCCGCTGACGTCGTCTCGGGACCAGTAGGCGGCGACGGTTCGCCCCAGCAGGGAGCGGCGAACGCGAGCGCGAACGTCTCGGTGACGCTCGAAAACCAGACGCGCGCCGGACGATCGGTGTTCGTCGACCGGGCGACGCTCCCGGAGGGTGGGTTCGTCGTGCTCTCGGAACCCGGCCCCAACGGAAGCGTCGTCGGCGTGAGCCTGCCGCTCGCCGCCGGCACCCACGAGGGGAAGGTGACGCTGCGTGGCGTCCCCGGTAGCGATCTGAACCGCACTCGACTGGGTGCGAACACCACGCTCGTCGCCACCCTCCATCGAGATTCGAACGACAACGGCCGCTTCGACGGATTGCTCGCGCCGGGCACCGACGAGCAGTACACGAACGACACGACCGCCGTCGCCGACCGCGCGACCGTCTCGATACCCGACGAAGAGCGCCCGACGAACGCCTCGGTGGCGCTCTCGAATCAGACCTCGAACGGCACTGCGGTCACCGTGGACGCGGTGACGTTGTCGGAGGGGGGCTACGTTGCCGTCCACGACGGCGACCCGAACGCGACCGAGACGGTGGTCGGTACGACCGACTACCTCGCCGCCGGCAGCTACGAGAACGTCACGGTGGCGCTCGACGGTGACGAGAACGACCCCGCGCTGACCGACTCCGGGCGTGTGAGCGCCGTCGTCCACGAGGACACCGACGGCGACCGGGCGTTTCAGTACGTCTCGTCGGGCGGCGTCGAGGACCAACCGGCGCTCGAAAACGACTCCGTGGTGGCCGACACGGCATCGATCGTCGTCGAGCGGCCATCGACGCCCACGCCGACCGCGACGCCCACACCGACCGCGACGGCGACGGAAACGCCCACTGCGACACCGCGACGGGAGATCGGAAACGAGGACACGCCCTACGGCGGCGAGAGCAAGGGTCGTGAGGGGATCCTGGAAAACCCGCTCTTCCCGCTGCTCGCGGGCGTGTTCGCGCTGTTCGCCGTGCTCGCGGCCGTCAAGCGCTAA
- a CDS encoding DUF7473 family protein: MTASALAQVSPAAGSALAYVGTFLLAAGVYSLTAHIAARNVLGDVPPKRALLVGPVPAAISLLLQQYGPLAFLLAIATDFVLIRYVYRLKIRTTALVTFVHLVVSILVLFVVLSAYRLAGTAPG, from the coding sequence ATGACCGCGAGCGCACTCGCGCAGGTCAGCCCGGCGGCGGGGAGCGCGCTCGCCTACGTGGGCACCTTTCTGCTCGCCGCGGGCGTCTACTCGCTGACCGCCCACATCGCAGCCCGGAACGTCCTCGGCGACGTCCCGCCGAAGCGGGCGCTGTTGGTCGGGCCGGTGCCGGCCGCAATTTCACTGCTGCTCCAGCAATATGGCCCGCTGGCCTTCTTGCTCGCTATCGCTACCGATTTCGTTCTCATTCGCTACGTCTATCGGCTCAAGATCCGGACGACGGCGCTCGTGACGTTCGTCCACCTCGTCGTCAGCATCCTCGTGTTGTTCGTCGTCCTGAGCGCCTACCGGCTCGCGGGCACCGCTCCGGGCTAG